From the genome of Eucalyptus grandis isolate ANBG69807.140 chromosome 2, ASM1654582v1, whole genome shotgun sequence, one region includes:
- the LOC104426246 gene encoding uncharacterized protein LOC104426246, with amino-acid sequence MAGVLIRCAVFSPPPRFATAAASPSQPSPPQPPLAAAPRKPLRLAKRRNHLRPKILKTLPKPYAPVRTPEELPSDAAGVPAPSSETLTDLFEAEPPAEEAPQVTESVAIGPEHGGVAGKLSAKSVIKFGAYLVAVFLFQTICAVWVFGSNGSDSNGESEERISVNGEGRAVSGKKLLSRTRNVVYLDESDLERRIEEISSMAREARRSEKRGLKRDDAGDGEGDDGNDDDDGEAIPDSRVAIEKEIGSRLDKLQKKLRPVRKSPGLSENVPLEGASSLMFKKKLKFRSPLVEKPSTVPKGFQRLQDNGKTKKKSKNEVNGEGKNGGLDHGVTESSNGEKWEELVDGKGHGSLSNDIKQEGDETMVFTEMQNDLHSNGVGEGQSFPQEDEEVGDTRSRTGIVKEASGKRNSVGGANLRTTGNSSLKSSRSFGDEKQEATKRSAGRDIRSVNGTLKREEIKATSMSKRVEDKQSDKIEEFWWLKLPCVFAVLMRRGSDMEESGGFFTLKTDPEDSDASSYIVAFEDHADANNFCFLLDSFFEGLGDFSADIVPLLRKELQEAVKQKTMKLVVVRKGQLKLYAGQPFSEVELALQSLVEESLSE; translated from the exons ATGGCGGGCGTTCTCATCCGCTGCGCcgtcttctctcctcctcctcgcttcGCCACAGCCGCCGCGTCTCCGTCGCAGCCATCGCCGCCGCAGCCTCCTCTCGCCGCCGCCCCTCGCAAACCCTTGAGGCTCGCGAAGCGAAGGAACCACCTCCGCCCCAAAATCCTCAAAACCCTCCCTAAACCCTACGCCCCCGTCCGAACTCCCGAGGAACTCCCGTCGGACGCCGCCGGCGTCCCGGCCCCGTCCTCCGAAACCCTAACCGACCTCTTCGAAGCGGAGCCTCCGGCAGAAGAGGCTCCTCAGGTCACGGAGAGCGTAGCCATTGGCCCCGAGCACGGCGGCGTCGCCGGGAAATTGTCGGCCAAGTCCGTGATAAAGTTCGGCGCTTATTTGGTAGCGGTTTTCTTGTTCCAGACGATTTGTGCTGTGTGGGTGTTCGGCAGCAACGGCTCCGATTCTAATGGTGAAAGTGAGGAGAGAATTTCGGTGAACGGGGAGGGGAGGGCGGTGTCGGGAAAGAAGCTCTTGTCGAGAACGAGGAATGTGGTTTACTTGGATGAGTCTGACTTGGAGAGGAGGATTGAGGAGATAAGCTCGATGGCCAGGGAGGCGCGGAGGAGCGAGAAGAGGGGGCTGAAGAGGGATGATGCAGGGGATGGCGAAGGCGATGACGGcaatgacgatgatgatggtgaggCAATTCCCGACAGCAGGGTGGCTATTGAGAAGGAAATTGGTTCTCGGTTGGATAAGCTGCAAAAGAAATTGAGACCTGTTCGGAAATCGCCAGGTCTAAGTGAAAATGTGCCGCTCGAGGGAGCTAGTAGTTTGATGTTCAAGAAAAAGTTGAAGTTTAGAAGCCCTTTGGTGGAGAAACCCAGTACTGTTCCGAAGGGGTTTCAGCGGTTACAAGATAATggtaaaacaaagaagaaaagcaaaaatgaaGTCAATGGAGAAGGGAAAAATGGAGGTCTTGATCACGGTGTTACGGAATCATCAAATGGAGAAAAGTGGGAGGAATTGGTAGATGGTAAGGGACATGGCAGTCTCTCCAACGACATCAAGCAAGAAGGTGATGAAACCATGGTTTTCACGGAGATGCAGAATGATTTGCATAGCAATGGGGTAGGTGAAGGGCAATCTTTTCCTCAAGAGGATGAAGAAGTCGGAGATACTCGAAGCAGAACTG GCATTGTCAAGGAGGCTAGTGGGAAAAGGAATTCAGTTGGAGGAGCAAACTTGAGAACAACTGGAAATTCCAGTTTGAAGAGTTCTCGAAGCTTTGGGGATGAAAAGCAGGAGGCTACAAAAAGATCGGCCGGTCGAGACATAAGAAGTGTCAATGGCACGTTGAAGCGTGAAGAAATTAAAGCCACATCAATGAGCAAGAGAGTCGAGGATAAGCAATCAGATAAAATTGAAGAGTTTTGGTGGTTGAAGCTTCCTTGTGTATTT GCTGTTCTTATGCGTAGAGGCTCTGATATGGAAGAATCAGGTGGATTTTTTACCTTAAAGACTGATCCAGAGGACAGTGATGCTTCTTCCTACATAGTTGCTTTCGAGGACCATGCTGATGCCAACAATTTCTGCTTCTTGCTGGACTCCTTCTTCGAGGGGCTGGGTGATTTCAGTGCTGACATTGTACCTCTATTGAGAAAA